The Mucilaginibacter mallensis genome has a segment encoding these proteins:
- a CDS encoding fasciclin domain-containing protein produces MKKKLLQTNILLAIFGLSFSMLLGGCLKPSDGEIVKAVPLPFKGQNMAKTLAGESSLTLFYQAFNRLALASVITPNTGFTIFAPTDSAMKAAGLDAAGITKLPIDSLRKLIMYHIANGVYDDNALTSSITSKQVTTLQQDTVSDIHGFGSVVVPPLFIKEDKVLYLNGIAVVKSKPAIQTSNGYIYPINSLITGIPSRTLYDVIKSDPDLTLYNQALIIADSIRDVATGFPDPFLDDVATFSNPIKFSIYGNNYASFYPTVLAPTNKAFNDAGFYTVNDIRQFALRSQTGYGADYPAFNFSPVDSVLKHHILYNYNVAQGDPSTFVGIIRIFYNDLLDPAINNGVYNNYLGPGLGYATPLTFSASNGAVNIKWNSDPASPLVVLPLDVSALHPVNNFIASNGALYKIDKLFYPIVK; encoded by the coding sequence ATGAAAAAGAAATTATTACAAACAAATATATTGCTTGCAATTTTCGGGTTAAGCTTTTCCATGCTGCTCGGCGGGTGTTTAAAGCCATCAGACGGTGAAATTGTAAAAGCTGTCCCTCTCCCCTTTAAAGGACAGAATATGGCGAAAACGCTGGCTGGAGAAAGCTCTTTAACCTTATTTTACCAGGCATTTAACAGGCTGGCGCTTGCTTCGGTTATAACGCCAAATACCGGGTTTACCATATTTGCACCTACAGATTCAGCCATGAAGGCAGCAGGGCTAGATGCTGCGGGTATTACGAAGCTTCCTATAGATTCCCTGCGTAAGCTGATCATGTATCATATTGCAAACGGGGTTTATGATGATAACGCGCTTACAAGCAGTATAACCAGCAAACAGGTAACAACCTTACAGCAAGACACCGTATCCGACATACACGGATTTGGGTCGGTAGTTGTGCCGCCCTTATTTATTAAAGAAGATAAGGTATTGTATTTAAATGGCATAGCCGTTGTAAAAAGCAAGCCTGCAATTCAGACATCGAACGGGTATATATATCCGATCAATAGCCTGATTACCGGTATTCCATCAAGAACCTTATATGATGTTATTAAGTCGGACCCGGATTTAACCTTATATAACCAGGCCCTGATCATTGCTGACAGTATACGTGATGTCGCGACCGGTTTTCCAGACCCTTTTTTAGACGATGTAGCTACTTTTAGTAATCCAATAAAGTTCTCGATTTACGGAAATAATTATGCAAGCTTTTATCCAACCGTACTGGCACCTACAAATAAGGCATTTAACGATGCCGGCTTTTATACGGTAAATGATATCAGGCAGTTTGCACTGCGCTCACAAACAGGCTACGGTGCTGATTATCCAGCATTTAATTTTTCGCCGGTAGATAGCGTATTGAAACATCATATCCTTTATAACTATAACGTTGCTCAAGGCGATCCAAGCACATTTGTAGGTATTATAAGGATATTTTATAATGACCTGCTCGATCCTGCTATTAACAATGGTGTTTACAATAATTACTTGGGGCCGGGTTTGGGGTATGCAACGCCCTTAACTTTTTCAGCCAGCAACGGCGCGGTAAATATTAAATGGAACAGCGACCCGGCATCACCACTTGTTGTATTGCCCCTTGATGTCTCCGCGCTACATCCTGTGAATAATTTTATTGCCTCGAACGGGGCTTTATATAAGATTGATAAACTTTTTTACCCCATAGTGAAATAA